A single window of Plasmodium reichenowi strain SY57 chromosome 14, whole genome shotgun sequence DNA harbors:
- a CDS encoding hypothetical protein (conserved Plasmodium protein, unknown function), which translates to MFLSSKKRRVFVLFMYFFVQNVNSNKSTNVSNNFSSNIATNLASSLATPLPTNVASHLIPNLVVPQQNNAAHVDSHKTISTNKHTCEAAGCSSYKDIIKNNSSSETSNGHQSNDGDCLNGFICKKCKKTHAKSPNICFYSSLDTYESLYEGILEDFKQTSYDSFKIPLDKSSKNIKSKGKHKNHNTNKEDNDNNDNDNNNNNNDNNNNNDNNNNKDNHNKKDTKEDEDDDDDDDNKKKHKGDKDDDRDDEEDNKSSTKKNNLKKKKKKSDEDNEETEDIDDEGEEDDQNEEDDEDNNNKKKKKFNNKTNNETDSFLEKYSKISFHTFLTPNKLTCKDIKEKKKGKKMKQRIYINNNKKNPACPLEPLEPSLIQYNIINLKTNKNETIDINNKVDTYKYSFSKYSFLKEEERIQEMVSNQKNDKKEEHVIHRRLKININKYEEYLKSKLNKCHISDDGIATIFIKLILQIVKNKSEIYIDPSKRSILNNNSSITTSTTKNNDNNNLNKEKHKYSDEDDEDNEDNEVNEVNEDNENDGYNSYGQKNKNNLSADYYDNENDNDEYGNKNKNSNQSYNYMSSQYNNNYNNQVNKYAYIQLLDKNHKNIYNTNNPINKIHQKNYTYEKKYNQDKKNKILSTHVPNTTKYNFFEYHNVDDLEGDSMENYYKSKRGFFKNIFKKVFKRKKGKEGDEEEGEGEEEFHNEEVEPKGKKKKKKLFSIFRRKNKKNKSKNERDDSYNESNQREDNEDTYEESGEYNYEKKNNKRYDMDNDEIENDDEEDNDDNNNNNNNNNNNSYSYISNNKKKKKNDKKKKKKKFNKHKLKIKNFFTKLKQKVLPKKQKLHIEAFFNNIIVKSCKNSLKWKGKMFKKRSLIEMTLKVPVKIKYIEDEPLNFFRSGYEVILTCKNCEEILFNSCVQVYCTKTKTENDEKKNKKQTNTGATTPSFTTMASATSFAPLPEYNYKQLYPLNSNWSLSDYFSCDTHTYIKYSLVFLLMIFISIY; encoded by the exons ATGTTTCTAAGTTCTAAGAAAAGAAGAgtttttgtattatttatgtatttcTTTGTACAAAATGTAAATTCAAACAAATCTACTAATGTTTCTAACAACTTCTCAAGTAATATTGCTACAAATTTAGCATCTAGTTTGGCTACCCCTTTACCTACAAATGTGGCTAGTCATTTGATTCCGAATTTGGTGGTGCCACAACAGAATAATGCTGCGCATGTAGATTCCCATAAAACGATATCAACAAATAAGCATACTTGTGAAGCTGCTGGATGTTCATCTTATAAAGacattattaaaaataattcttcaTCTGAAACAAGTAATGGTCATCAAAGTAATGATGGTGATTGTTTGAACGGttttatttgtaaaaaGTGTAAAAAGACACATGCAAAAAGTCcaaatatttgtttttattcTTCTCTAGATACTTATGAAAGTTTATATGAAGGAATTTTAGAAGATTTTAAACAGACTTCTTATGATAGCTTCAAAATTCCTTTGGATAAATCGAgcaaaaatataaagagCAAAGGAAAACATAAAAACCACAACACAAATAAAGAggataatgataataatgataatgataataataataataataatgataataataataataatgataataataataataaggataatcataataagAAAGACACAAAGGAagatgaagatgatgacgatgatgatgataataagaAGAAACATAAGGGGGATAAAGACGATGATAGAGATGACGaagaagataataaaagttccacaaaaaaaaacaatttaaaaaaaaaaaaaaaaaaatctgATGAAGATAATGAAGAAACAGAAGATATTGATGACGAAGGGGAAGAAGACGATcaaaatgaagaagatgatgaagataataataataaaaaaaaaaaaaaattcaataataaaacaaataatgaGACAGATTCCtttttagaaaaatattctaAGATTTCTTTCCACACTTTTTTAACACCTAATAAATTAACATGTAAAGATATAAAGGAAAAGAAGAAGGGcaaaaaaatgaaacaacgtatatatataaataataataaaaagaatcCAGCATGTCCTCTGGAGCCACTTGAGCCTTCACTAATTCAATATAACATTATAAATTTgaaaacaaataaaaatgaaactatagatataaataataaggtagatacatataaatactccttttcaaaatattccttcttaaaagaagaagaaagaATACAAGAAATGGTAAGTAACCAAAAAAATGACAAAAAAGAAGAACATGTTATACATAGAAgattaaaaattaatattaacaaatatgaagaatatCTTAAAAgtaaattaaataaatgtCATATATCTGATGATGGAATAGCtacaatttttattaaattaattttacaaattgtaaagaataaaagtgaaatatatatagatcCTAGTAAAAGAAGTATactaaataataatagtagtaTTACTACCTCTACTactaaaaataatgataacaataatttaaataagGAAAAACACAAATACTCtgatgaagatgatgaagataatgaagataatgAAGTTAACGAAGTTAACGAAGATAACGAAAATGATGGATATAATTCGTATGgacaaaaaaataaaaataatttatcaGCAGACtattatgataatgaaaatgacAATGATGAATATGGGAACAAAAATAAGAATTCAAATcaatcatataattatatgtcatcacaatataataacaattataataacCAAGTTAATAAATATGCTTATATACAACTATTAGATAAAAAccacaaaaatatttacaatacaaataatcctataaataaaatacatcaaaaaaattatacatatgaaaaaaaatataatcaagataaaaaaaataaaatattatcaacACATGTACCAAATACTACAaaatacaatttttttgaatatcACAACGTAGACGATCTAGAAGGAGATTCAATggaaaattattataaatcTAAACGTggtttttttaaaaatatattcaaaaaagttttcaaaagaaaaaaaggaaagGAAGGTGATGAAGAGGAAGGGGAAGGAGAAGAAGAATTTCATAATGAAGAAGTAGAACcaaaaggaaaaaaaaaaaaaaaaaaattattttccatttttagaaggaaaaataaaaagaataaaagtaaaaatgAAAGAGATGATTCATATAATGAAAGTAATCAACGAGAAGATAATGAAGATACTTATGAAGAAAGTGGtgaatataattatgaaaaaaaaaataataaacgTTATGATATGGATAACGATGAAATAGAAAATGACGACGAAGaagataatgatgataataataataataataataataataataataatagttatagttatattagtaataataagaaaaaaaaaaaaaatgataaaaaaaaaaaaaaaaaaaaatttaataagcataaattaaaaatcAAGAATTTCTTTACcaaattaaaacaaaaagttttaccaaaaaaacaaaaattacatatagaagctttttttaataatattattgtaaaatcatgtaaaaattctttaaaatggaaaggaaaaatgtttaaaaaaCGTTCATTAATAGAAATGACATTAAAAGTACCTGtcaaaattaaatatatagaagaTGAGCctttgaatttttttagATCAGGTTATGAAGTAATATTAACATGTAAAAATTGTGaggaaatattatttaattcgTGTGTTCAG GTATATTGTACTAAAACAAAAACAGAgaatgatgaaaaaaaaaacaaaaaacaaacaaacaCAGGTGCGACTACTCCAAGTTTTACTACCATGGCTTCTGCTACAAGTTTTGCTCCTTTACCTGAATATAATTACAAGCAATTATATCCCTTAAATTCTAATTGGTCTCTTTCTGATTATTTCAGCTGTGATACCCATAcgtatataaaatattcacTTGTATTCTTACTtatgatatttatttctatatattaa
- a CDS encoding hypothetical protein (conserved Plasmodium protein, unknown function) produces MGYSGIDIKEINVKRKNSVYFDNVDVCNILKENNTYKKKKHISININRKCASYNNIYYINNDPGLGKNISYYQNKDNMQLKHFFNSNKNVNDSNKINIHDNKIKTTQSYSYYEPLRYPAFKMSDKIKSETNELKKLDTKKDIHMKDIHPKNYNISKNDDFDNNNIDNNNNNNDINNNNNNDINNNSNNNNNIKCVSNRSTSNKHIDRRNMCIFHNKINKKEKNINDQGEKNEHSKNDHKHFGNHILKDVKNKKKSNNIISQLYEENKNNININSKNGNSANFEHEHVQEKPARVHKKKRKKKENKLAGNKIKNNGENEEVKQCSVIDMEKINYLDDKVNGNVEEKKKKKKKNKNKDKDKKRDEEKEGNKNKDKNKNKNNKKKNNKKNKINNNNINKNKDKYMSKSKRKNKNKNDVVEDNKNKHYLEKKENNINEIPKEVVYIPIEERSKSIVSSSDEENLYYEKPYEEVENYFEFIENKHLINPSDITNEVKFILHMTLLTLYKDQIKPSYGKIKKRLTCFNENLEIKYNFLNIYASLRNEYIVVRTKRNNIFVLLRETPKWFLGWVKTRCFKNSYPKKVWKKLIEYFLNMTKSNMNNNLYVSMYIPFIKKFYDKRFIFYLNEKDNEKIKCFEKIYNFSFLSFDMNEQKKKRNNFNVLFYIYNMYHNNFSYFSQCNDYYIQNVEKNFLLYYTYIFFNSDKNDLNNNNSNIDLSKKNFLCEDKNKDTTTTNNNNNNNNNNNNNSSSNNCNNYTSLYVEHLFNEKKENILQTDEIIKYDITKNLINEENNIDTTNMFDIFNNDIYEVADILKKKNLPFFKDYSLGKIAHIIYLCLYNGLLLEENQKIIPACSSKNIISSIFYIKNKNSYLYDNYSHLNQNFYCDDNNISTYGYDYNESTFINLMTKEYDDKVDSFLNVYENFLKNEEGLFFSKKKNNKCDVNIRLNKCTEEFHIPAITNLEEAKFKIECLLRSSYKKCIYLLFFREKFLKKYKQNINPLIFGYNSLIEFLFYGCREVCKIYILNNNLLIVHLSYDIVKHINNNNEKEKDKEKENVIEEFYYSDYCYNKTENNNNKFNNSSLEVCTIMKDNAKKKNSFFITYSYWKYMSKKEKQNDILDNVSFLKGEQNYIFSDDIWKINKCSFLKTNPIQQSGKDIPLYYKNMKKINMGIFNMPNLVQINNYDFEFFSTC; encoded by the coding sequence atgggTTACTCAGGAATAgatattaaagaaataaatgTTAAAAGAAAGAATAGTGTCTATTTCGACAATGTCGATGTATGTaacattttaaaagaaaataatacttataagaaaaaaaaacatatttcaattaatataaatagaaaatgtgcaagttataataatatttattacatcAATAATGATCCAGGATtaggaaaaaatataagctattatcaaaataaagACAATATGCAATTAAAACACTTTTTCAATtctaataaaaatgtaaatgattcaaataaaataaatattcatgACAACAAGATAAAAACTACACAATcatattcttattatgAGCCCTTGAGGTATCCTGCATTTAAAATGTCCGATAAAATTAAATCCGAAACGAATGAATTAAAGAAATTGGACACAAAAAAAGATATCCATATGAAAGATATTCATCctaaaaattataatattagtaaaaatgatgactttgataataataatattgataataataataataataatgatattaataataataataataatgatattaataataatagcaataataataataatattaaatgcGTGTCGAATCGTTCAACCAGTAACAAACACATCGATAGAAGAAATATGTGTATTTTTcataacaaaataaataaaaaagaaaaaaatataaacgaccaaggagaaaaaaatgaacacTCTAAAAATGACCATAAACATTTTGGTAATCATATTCTAAAGGatgttaaaaataaaaaaaaaagtaacAATATAATCTCCCAGctatatgaagaaaataaaaataatataaatattaatagtaaAAATGGTAACTCCGCTAATTTTGAACATGAACATGTTCAGGAAAAACCTGCACGtgttcataaaaaaaaaagaaaaaaaaaagaaaataagCTAGCtggaaataaaataaaaaataatggaGAAAATGAAGAAGTAAAACAATGCAGTGTGATAGACATggagaaaataaattatttagaTGATAAAGTAAATGGAAATgttgaagaaaaaaaaaagaaaaaaaagaaaaacaaaaataagGATAAGGATAAGAAAAGGGATGAGGAAAAGGAAGGGAACAAAAACAAAGACAAGAATAAgaataagaataataagaaaaagaataataagaagaataagattaacaataataatattaataaaaataaggatAAGTATATGAGTAAAAGTAAgagaaaaaataagaataaaaatgacGTAGtagaagataataaaaataaacattatcttgaaaaaaaagaaaataatataaatgagATACCTAAAGAGGTAGTTTATATTCCTATAGAAGAACGATCTAAAAGTATTGTATCTTCAAGTGATGAAGagaatttatattatgaaaaacCATATGAAGAAGTTGAGaattattttgaatttattgaaaataagcatttaataaatccaagtgatataacaaatgaagtaaaatttatattacatatgACACTATTAACGTTATATAAGGATCAAATTAAGCCATCTTATGggaaaataaagaaaagatTAACATGttttaatgaaaatttggagataaaatataactttttaaatatatatgcttCTTTACGTAATGAATATATAGTAGTTCgaacaaaaagaaataatattttcgTTTTATTAAGAGAAACCCCTAAATGGTTTTTAGGATGGGTTAAGACAAgatgttttaaaaattcataTCCCAAAAAAGTATGGAAGAAATTAatagaatattttttaaatatgacTAAATCgaatatgaataataatttatatgtatctATGTATATTccatttattaaaaagttttatgataaaagatttatattttatttaaatgaaaaagataatgaaaaaattaaatgttttgaaaaaatatataatttttcttttttatcgTTTGATATgaatgaacaaaaaaaaaaaaggaacaATTTCAACGTattattctatatatataatatgtaccataataatttttcatatttctCTCAGTGtaatgattattatatacaaaatgtagaaaaaaactttttattatattatacttatatattttttaattctgataaaaatgatttaaataataataattcaaacATTGATTTATCAAAGaagaattttttatgtgaagataaaaataaagatactactactaccaataataataataataataataataataataataataatagtagtagtaataattgtaataattatacGAGTCTTTATGTAGAGcatttatttaatgaaaagaaagaaaatattttacaaaccgatgaaataataaaatatgatattacaaaaaatttaataaatgaagaaaacAATATAGATACTACCAATATgtttgatatatttaataatgatatatatgaagTTGCTgacattttaaaaaaaaaaaatctcCCCTTTTTCAAAGATTATTCATTAGGTAAAATAGctcatataatttatttatgtttatataacGGTTTGTTATTAGAAgaaaatcaaaaaattattccAGCATGTTCTTCAAAGAACATTATATCttccattttttatataaagaacAAGAACagttatttatatgataattattctcatttaaatcaaaatttttattgtgatgataataacaTTTCTACATATGGATATGATTATAATGAAAGtacatttattaatttaatgACGAAAGAGTATGATGATAAAGTGGATTCATTTTTAAACGTTTACGAaaactttttaaaaaatgaagaaggcttatttttttcaaaaaaaaaaaataataaatgtgaTGTAAATATACGTCTTAATAAATGTACAGAGGAATTCCACATTCCTGCTATTACGAATTTAGAAGAAGCGAAATTTAAAATAGAATGTTTATTAAGAAGtagttataaaaaatgtatatatttacttttttttcgagaaaaattcttaaaaaaatataaacagAATATTAATCCTTTAATTTTTGGATACAATAGTTTAATTGAATTTCTATTTTATGGTTGTAGAGAAgtttgtaaaatatatattttaaataataatttattaatagtTCATTTAAGTTATGATATAgtaaaacatataaataataataatgaaaaagaaaaagacaaagaaaaagaaaatgtaatagaagaattttattattcagATTACtgttataataaaacagaaaataataataacaagTTTAATAATTCCTCATTAGAAGTATGTACTATTATGAAAGATaatgcaaaaaaaaaaaattctttttttattacttatTCATATTGGAAATATATGAGCAAAAAggaaaaacaaaatgatatattagataatgtgtcttttttaaaaggagaacaaaattatattttttcagatgatatatggaaaataaacaaatgTTCTTTTCTTAAAACCAATCCTATTCAACAGAGTGGGAAAGACATTCCcttatattacaaaaatatgaaaaaaataaatatggGCATATTTAATATGCCAAATTTGgtacaaataaataattatgatttTGAATTTTTCAGTACCTGctaa
- a CDS encoding large ribosomal subunit associated GTPase, putative, which translates to MAVLNKNRRKVDNKFMGRSLMRNKLRHKEISDNILYSQIGNDNEVVKKNKKLSILNKDSLDDFLDNQLIINNVEVSKVFLKKYEIKEKKNYGTNKLNTKDNIQNIVLPIPGRALFLKKDDKIHILMKKKEEKEMEKKRKKKKNYKNKISFLMSGKSLIPLNVRVPKGDSSEKNKTKKIKKKKLDGINGKGGVDNDVEDNDVDDDNDGDDNDGDDNDVDDDNDNDVDDDNDVDDDNDGDDNDVEENDVEENDGDDDNDVEDNDGDDDNDDIDDIDDMDNNDNNDDIDDIDDMDNNDNNDDMDNNDNNDDMDNIDDMGNNDNNDDINDNVNDYDNDYNYKYLYMYERLGEKYKRLNRNNSRLNKESIDKYEHEYFIEWRKLLSEIEEKEGYYVTPYEKNIEYWKQLWRVIEKSHVLFYILDVRNPLFFYCPGLEYYIKKVDKRKKLILILNKADFLTYEERKIWAEYFEKKKVPFVFFSALRELYHQNKITIENMPCDSIPKREDFMGDIYDNNNNNNNMNGKQNDDEDYIIHNKTNIKNVFDFYNNIDEEKKDIINVGFGNLSYEQKKNDNTDILSVNDLINLIKKIKKQIKEFYHDIEIETFSSIPKFMIGFIGFPNVGKSSIINCLIGKKKVSVSRQPGKTKHFQTITLKHFPFSLCDCPGLIFPSLVFNKNDLIINGVFSIDHFKGDVVTLVQIICNIIPFKLCNNYKIDTNIIHQYLNEKGHISYFLDASEFLKKFCTFRKFVSGGKGGQLNFSHATRIIIHDFISGKLLYNFLPDYFKKTSHIYCKNYIHQTDMDNILDNELLTESNANEEILTTKRKFRYMQKKMMKGKNVIKCDKV; encoded by the exons ATGGCtgttttaaataaaaatcgAAGGAAAGTCGATAACAAATTCATGGGCCGTAGTTTGATGCGTAACAAATTAAGACATAAAGAAATATctgataatattttatattctcAAATTGGAAATGATAATGAGGTtgtaaaaaagaataagaaattatctatattaaACAAAGATTCATTAGACGATTTTTTAGATAACCAATTAATCATTAATAATGTAGAAGTAAGTAAAGtatttcttaaaaaatatgaaataaaagaaaaaaagaattatggaacaaataaattaaacACCAAAGATAATATTCAGAATATTGTTTTGCCCATACCAGGAAGAGctctttttttaaaaaaagatgataaaatacatatacttatgaaaaaaaaagaagaaaaggaaatggaaaaaaaacggaaaaaaaaaaaaaattataaaaataaaattagCTTTTTAATGAGTGGAAAAAGTCTTATACCACTTAACGTGCGTGTACCCAAAGGTGATTCGTCTGAGAAgaacaaaacaaaaaagattaaaaagaaaaagttAGACGGAATTAATGGCAAAGGTGGTGTTGATAATGATGTTGAAGATAATGATGttgatgatgataatgatggtgatgataatgatggtgatgataatgatgttgatgatgataatgataatgatgtagatgatgataatgatgtagatgatgataatgatggtgatgataatgatgttgaagaaaatgatgttgaagaaaatgatggtgatgatgataatgatgtTGAGGATAATGATggtgatgatgataatgatgatatcGATGATATTGATGATAtggataataatgataataatgatgatattgATGATATTGATGATAtggataataatgataataatgatgatatggataataatgataataatgatgatatgGATAATATTGATGATATGGgtaataatgataataatgatgatattaatgataatgtAAATGATTACGACaatgattataattataaatatttgtatatgtATGAAAGATTAGGtgagaaatataaaagattaAACAGAAACAATAGTAGATTGAATAAAGAAAGTATCGATAAATATGAAcatgaatattttattgaatggagaaaattattaagtgaaattgaagaaaaagaaggaTATTATGTAACTCCTtatgaaaagaatattGAATATTGGAAACAATTATGGAGAGTTATTGAAAAAAGTcatgtattattttatattcttgATGTTAGGAatcctttatttttttattgtcCAGGATtagaatattatataaaaaaagtagataaaagaaaaaagcttattcttatattaaataaagctgattttttaacatatgaagaaaggaaaatatgggctgaatattttgaaaaaaaaaaagtaccctttgtatttttttcagCTTTAAGAGAATTATAtcatcaaaataaaataacaattGAAAATATGCCATGTGATAGTATACCCAAAAGGGAAGATTTTATGGGAGacatatatgataataataataataataataatatgaacggaaaacaaaatgatgatgaagattatataatacataataaaactaatataaaaaatgttttcgatttttataataatatagatgaagaaaaaaaagatattattaatgTAGGTTTTGGTAATTTAAGttatgaacaaaaaaaaaatgataatacaGATATATTAAGTGTAAatgatttaataaatttaattaaaaaaataaaaaaacaaataaaagaattttaTCATGATATAGAAATAGAAACATTTTCTTCTATACCAAAATTTATGATAGGATTTATAGGTTTTCCAAATGTAGGAAAAAGTTCTATTATAAATTGTTTAATtggtaaaaaaaaagtaagTGTAAGTCGTCAACCAGGAAAAACAAAACATTTCCAAACTATAACATTAAAACATTTTCCGTTTTCTTTATGTGATTGTCCAGGATTAATATTTCCATCTTTagtttttaataaaaatgatttaattattaatgGGGTTTTTTCAATTGATCATTTTAAAGGAGATGTAGTAACACTCGTTCAaattatttgtaatatcattccatttaaattatgtaataattataaaatcgatactaatattattcatcaatatttaaatgaaaaaggTCATATCTCATATTTCTTGGATGCATCtgaatttttaaaaaaattttgtaCCTTTAGAAAATTTGTTTCAGGCGGAAAAGGTGGGCAATTAAATTTCAGTCATGCTACtagaataataatacatgATTTTATATCTGGAAAATTGTTGTATAATTTTCTACCTGATTATTTTAAGAAAACATCTCACatatattgtaaaaattatatcCATCAAACAGACATGGACAACATATTGGATAATGAATTGCTTACG gAAAGCAACGCGAATGAGGAAATTTTAACCACCAAGAGGAAATTTCGATACATGcagaaaaaaatgatgaaagGGAAAAACGTGATCAAATGTGACAAGGTGTGA
- a CDS encoding mitochondrial ribosomal protein L17-2 precursor, putative: MGYTSTLKFVNLGVRRRLFRRAHKQPHHKWDSIKNQLNELLKYGRIETTLTKAKELQGYAEELIYLAKKDNVENNLKVESMLRTAQGRRRLYEFYVPLYRHRPFFFTRIINQWKLRLRDSAPLAYIEFIDRPGELRPAKPVGYNKIKFIYEEMKKNRRNFRKYFNIAKRFHLLDENDHLLPDFADTGHVPEKSWYDEENEEDDDEIIINPELIQKYKKFNNPMLKGPKKGREPFYVDLPLPSVTERTFLNYRKKFKP, translated from the exons ATGGGATATACTTCGACCCTTAAATTCGTGAACTTAGGGGTGAGGAGGAGATTATTTAGAAGAGCTCATAAACAGCCACATCATAAATGGGATAGTATAAAAAACCAGTTGaatgaattattaaaatatggAAGGATAGAAACAACTTTAACAAAAGCAAAAGAGTTACAAGGTTATGCTGAGGAGTTAATTTATTTGGCTAAAAAAGATAAtgtagaaaataatttaaaagtAGAAAGTATGTTAAGAACAGCACAAGGGAGAAGAAGATTATACGAATTTTATGTGCCATTATATAGACATAGaccctttttttttactagGATTATTAATCAATGGAAATTACGTTTAAGAGATTCAGCACCTTTGGCTTATATCGAATTTATAGATAGACCAGGAGAACTACGACCAGCTAAACCTGTAggttataataaaattaaatttatatatgaagaaatgaaaaaaaatagaagaaattttcgaaaatattttaatatagCAAAAAGGTTTCATTTGCTTGATGAAAATGATCACCTTCTTCCTGACTTTGCTGACACTGGTCATGTTCCCGAGAAATCt TGGTATGATGAAGAGaatgaagaagatgatgatgaaattattattaaccCTGAattaatacaaaaatataaaaaatttaataacCCTATGTTGAAAGGACCAAAAAAAGGAAGGGAACCTTTTTATGTAGACTTA